GAGTGCGTGGGTCCGGCAAGCCCCGTAGCTTGCACACAAGCACAGCACTGGACACTGAGCCTGCCAGATAGGCGCAGAGGATCATTACCGCCGTCAGTGCTATTTCGCTGGTCAACTTGGTTTCCTTTCACTTCTTAAGGTATTATCGCCGCCATTCCCGTGACGGCATTTGTCGCCCATCGTGGGACTCGATTCATTTTTGGGCACGCTGGCCGGTAAATATTGATTCTTAAGGTGTTATCCTAACGCCCTTGGCGCCAATGAGAAAGCGCAATCCATCGATTGTCGCTATCGGCGAGCGGATTATACCGACAAAGCGAGCCAAAGCTTGTCAGACCTCAGGAACTGCCATGGATAAAGTACTGATCCGTGCCCTGCGTATCGACACCGTTATCGGTGTGTACGACTGGGAAAAAGCCATTCAGCAATCGCTGTTTCTCGATTTGGACATGGCGTGGGATATTAAACCCGCCGCTGGAACCGATGATTACAGCCATGCCCTGTGCTACGAGACTGTCTCAAATCGTCTGACAGCCCTTATCACTGAAAAACCCATTGAGCTGATTGAAACCGTCGCCGAAATGACTGCCCGCTGCGTGCTGGATGAATTCAGGGTGTCCTGGGTTCGGGTCCGGGTAATGAAACCCGGCGCGGTGAAAACGGCCGAGGCCGTGGGCGTTGAAATTGAGCGCAGTGCCGGGGATTGCTGAGCATGACCCGGATCTATATCAGTGTAGGCAGTAATATTGAGCCGGAAAAATACCTGAGAAACGCCGCAGTTGCCCTGAGAGCGCATCTGGGTGAGCTGCAACTGTCACCCGTGTATCAATCCGAAGCAGTGGGGTTTGAAGGGGAGCACTTCCTCAACATGGTGATAGGCGCCGATACCTCTTTGGGCATCAGTGACCTTGTCGCGTTACTGAAACAGATTGAGCTGGACAATGGCCGCAAACCCGGCGCCAAAAAATTCAGCGCCAGAACCCTGGATTTGGATTTACTGCTCTTTGGCGATGTTGTTTGCCATGAGCCCATCGAACTGCCCAGGGCGGAAATTCGCTATAACGCCTTTGTGCTCTGGCCTCTGGCAGACATAGCCCCGGAATGGGTACATCCGTTGGCGGGACAAACTTATGCAGAGCTTTGGCAGCAATTCGATAAACAAAGCCAGCGCCTTTGGCCGGTGGCATTTTCCTGGAACGACGCTTCCCTCATTTAATAAAGGAATATTATGGATACCTTGCAGGTCATTATCCTTGCCCTTATTCAGGGCCTGACCG
This portion of the Shewanella amazonensis SB2B genome encodes:
- the folK gene encoding 2-amino-4-hydroxy-6-hydroxymethyldihydropteridine diphosphokinase, with protein sequence MTRIYISVGSNIEPEKYLRNAAVALRAHLGELQLSPVYQSEAVGFEGEHFLNMVIGADTSLGISDLVALLKQIELDNGRKPGAKKFSARTLDLDLLLFGDVVCHEPIELPRAEIRYNAFVLWPLADIAPEWVHPLAGQTYAELWQQFDKQSQRLWPVAFSWNDASLI
- the folB gene encoding dihydroneopterin aldolase, with translation MDKVLIRALRIDTVIGVYDWEKAIQQSLFLDLDMAWDIKPAAGTDDYSHALCYETVSNRLTALITEKPIELIETVAEMTARCVLDEFRVSWVRVRVMKPGAVKTAEAVGVEIERSAGDC